From Bradyrhizobium symbiodeficiens, the proteins below share one genomic window:
- the bla gene encoding class A beta-lactamase, translated as MLTRRQFGSSTLAVAGSLFLPGVSGAASSGTAPLIEAIKQLELKSGGRLGVSVLDTMTGVPIHHKGDERFPMCSTFKVLAAAAILKAAGSKLEALERRVRIEQADLVEYSPVTREHIGGEGMTLRELCDAAITRSDNTAGNALLKNIGGPAGLTGFARSLGDDITRLDRTETGLNEAKPGDPRDTTTPNAMAANYRRLLLGDVLLPEGRDQLGQWLIANKTGDTRLRAGLPQGWRVGDKTGAGENGTANDVAIVWPPKRSPLIIAIYLTGASLDPNGRNDVIASVGREVGKAFG; from the coding sequence ATGCTCACACGACGTCAATTCGGCTCATCAACACTGGCGGTGGCCGGAAGTCTCTTCCTGCCGGGCGTCTCAGGCGCTGCGTCAAGTGGAACCGCACCGCTGATCGAAGCCATCAAACAGTTGGAGCTGAAGAGTGGCGGCCGGCTCGGCGTGTCCGTGCTCGATACAATGACCGGCGTTCCGATCCATCACAAGGGAGACGAACGCTTTCCGATGTGCAGCACATTCAAGGTCCTGGCCGCCGCGGCAATCCTCAAAGCCGCGGGCAGCAAGCTGGAAGCGCTTGAACGACGAGTTCGTATCGAACAGGCCGATCTCGTCGAGTACTCGCCCGTCACCCGCGAACACATCGGCGGAGAAGGAATGACCCTCCGCGAGCTCTGCGACGCGGCCATCACCCGGAGCGACAACACGGCCGGTAACGCGCTTCTGAAAAATATCGGCGGTCCAGCCGGCTTGACCGGCTTTGCGCGGAGCCTCGGCGACGACATCACGAGATTGGACCGGACTGAAACCGGGTTGAACGAGGCCAAGCCCGGCGATCCCCGCGACACCACGACTCCAAATGCGATGGCCGCCAACTACCGACGCTTGCTGCTCGGTGACGTCCTGCTTCCGGAAGGGCGTGATCAACTCGGCCAATGGCTCATCGCCAACAAGACCGGGGATACTCGTTTACGCGCCGGGTTGCCGCAAGGCTGGCGGGTGGGCGACAAGACCGGAGCAGGTGAAAATGGCACTGCCAATGACGTCGCGATCGTTTGGCCGCCCAAGCGTTCGCCGCTCATCATCGCAATCTACCTCACCGGCGCATCGCTCGACCCAAATGGACGGAATGATGTGATCGCATCAGTCGGTCGGGAGGTCGGCAAGGCCTTCGGCTGA
- a CDS encoding LysR family transcriptional regulator, whose product MARRPASISSLPLNALRSFEAAARHLSFTKAGLELRVSQAAVSQQVRTLEESLRVKLFKRLTRGLALTEEGETLQPVISSAFSQISQVLDRFENGRMRESLAIGVVGTFASGWLLPRLGSFTSSHPHIDVRIFANNNRVDLGGEGLDYAIRFGDGAWHGTNAERLVEAHFTPMCAPDVAKRLKHPVDLHKEVLLRSYRPGEWAHWFEVAKCRQPRMTGPIFDSSVSLAHAAAQGAGVSLLPVVLFSDDLARKRLVCPYDSQAFLGSYWLTTLKSKKLSPAMKAFRDWILAECKKKRPRSA is encoded by the coding sequence ATGGCCCGCCGTCCCGCCAGCATTTCCAGTCTGCCTCTAAACGCGCTCCGCTCATTCGAGGCGGCGGCGCGCCATCTGAGCTTCACCAAGGCCGGTCTCGAACTTCGGGTATCGCAGGCAGCCGTGAGCCAGCAGGTGCGGACCCTGGAAGAGAGTCTGCGCGTCAAGCTCTTCAAGCGACTGACCCGTGGGCTTGCTCTCACGGAAGAAGGCGAGACGCTACAGCCCGTCATATCGAGCGCCTTCAGCCAGATCAGTCAGGTCCTGGATCGGTTCGAGAATGGCCGCATGCGTGAGAGCCTCGCCATCGGCGTGGTCGGAACGTTTGCGTCGGGTTGGCTGCTTCCTCGCCTCGGGAGCTTCACCTCGAGCCATCCGCATATCGACGTCAGGATCTTCGCGAACAACAACCGCGTGGACCTCGGCGGCGAAGGATTGGACTACGCCATTCGCTTTGGCGACGGTGCTTGGCACGGAACGAACGCCGAGCGTCTGGTCGAGGCTCATTTCACACCGATGTGCGCGCCTGATGTCGCGAAGCGCCTCAAACATCCGGTCGACCTCCACAAGGAGGTGCTGTTGCGCTCGTATCGGCCGGGCGAATGGGCGCACTGGTTCGAGGTGGCAAAATGCAGGCAACCGCGGATGACCGGCCCGATTTTTGACTCGTCGGTCTCCCTGGCGCATGCGGCAGCTCAAGGCGCCGGCGTCTCGCTGTTGCCGGTCGTGCTGTTTTCCGACGACCTGGCGCGCAAGCGGCTGGTTTGCCCCTATGACAGTCAAGCCTTTCTGGGATCCTATTGGCTCACGACCCTGAAATCGAAAAAGCTCTCACCTGCGATGAAAGCATTTCGCGACTGGATATTGGCCGAGTGCAAGAAAAAGAGACCACGCAGCGCGTAA